A section of the Saccopteryx leptura isolate mSacLep1 chromosome 6, mSacLep1_pri_phased_curated, whole genome shotgun sequence genome encodes:
- the SQSTM1 gene encoding sequestosome-1 isoform X2, translating to MAMLYVKDDIFRIYIKERKECRRDHRPPCAQEAPRNMVHPNVICDGCNGPVVGTRYKCSVCPDYDLCANCEGKGMHREHSKLAFPSPFGHLSEGFFHSRWLRRLKHGHFGWSGWEMGLPGNWSPRPPRAGDPHSSPTAESASGPSEDPSVNFLKNVGESVAAALSPLGIEVDIDVEHGGKRSCLNPISPGSSSTEEKCNSQPRSCSSDASKPAEVMEGETQSLVEQMNKIALQSGMQTEEQMESDNCSGGDDDWTHLSSKEVDPSTGELQSLQMPESEGPSSLDPAQEGPTGLKEAAVYPHLPPEADPRLIESLSQMLSMGFSDDGGWLTRLLQTKNYDIGAALDTIQYSKHPLPL from the exons ATGGCAATGCTATATGTGAAGGATGACATTTTCCGTATTTACATTAAAG agagaaaggagtgccGGCGGGACCACCGCCCTCCGTGTGCTCAGGAGGCACCCCGCAACATGGTGCACCCCAACGTGATCTGTGATGGTTGCAATGGCCCAGTGGTGGGGACCCGGTATAAATGCAGCGTCTGTCCTGACTATGACCTGTGTGCTAACTGCGAGGGGAAAGGCATGCACCGGGAACACAGCAAGCTCGCCTTCCCCAGCCCTTTCGGGCATCTCTCTGAG GGTTTCTTTCATAGCCGCTGGCTCCGGAGGCTGAAACACGGCCACTTTGGATGGTCTGGCTGGGAGATGGGCCTGCCTGGGAACTGGAGCCCACGTCCTCCTCGGGCAGGGGACCCCCACTCCAGCCCCACAGCAGAATCCG cttCTGGTCCATCGGAGGATCCCAGTGTGAATTTCCTCAAGAATGTAGGGGAGAGTGTAGCAGCTGCCCTCAGTCCCCTGG GCATTGAAGTTGATATCGATGTGGAACACGGAGGGAAAAGAAGCTGCCTGAACCCTATCTCTCCAGGCAGCtcgagcacagaggagaagtgcaaCTCACAGCCGAGAAGTTGCTCTTCTGATGCCAGCAAACCAGCTGAGGTCATGGAAGGCGAGACGCAGTCTCTGGTGGAGCAAATGAACAAGATAGCCCTGCAGTCGGGCATGCAGACTGAG GAACAGATGGAGTCTGATAACTGCTCGGGAGGAGACGATGACTGGACTCACTTGTCTTCAAAAGAAGTGGACCCATCTACAGGTGAACTCCAGTCTCTACAGATGCCTGAGTCTGAAGGCCCCAGCTCCCTGGACCCTGCCCAGGAAGGCCCCACGGGGCTGAAGGAAGCTGCGGTGTACCCACATCTACCGCCAG AAGCTGACCCCCGCCTCATTGAGTCCCTCTCCCAGATGCTGTCCATGGGGTTCTCAGACGACGGCGGCTGGCTCACCAGGCTCCTGCAGACCAAGAATTATGACATTGGGGCTGCCCTGGACACCATCCAGTATTCAAAGCACCCACTGCCCTTGTGA
- the MRNIP gene encoding LOW QUALITY PROTEIN: MRN complex-interacting protein (The sequence of the model RefSeq protein was modified relative to this genomic sequence to represent the inferred CDS: inserted 5 bases in 3 codons), with protein sequence MCKSPHPQEKPDTPSSTSLPRERTWSKSTVQPLCSPDGQDLGTQVTWETQEGHADLEGQVKGSSPEDWHTRRLTGPWGEPLPLAQQTRAMSTWEQFLMPPGNSSHVDRDPLTPQQRGLRPAGAAQAEQGTSRAQTARDMGLSRTPGVLXFPWAIHTPTLSVPXRPFEETPEQLWGTDHQAGGGPVVNXTQEPRLLQLCNLFKTGEDFDDIL encoded by the exons ATGTGCAAG AGCCCACATCCACAAGAGAAGCCAGACACTCCCTCCAGTACCAGCCTGCCTAGAGAGAG GACATGGAGCAAGAGCACGGTCCAGCCTTTGTGCAGCCCTGATGGCCAAGACTTGGGGACTCAGGTCACCTGGGAGACTCAGGAA GGTCATGCTGACCTGGAAGGGCAGGTCAAAGGAAGCAGTCCTGAGGACTGGCACACGAGGAGGCTTACTGGTCCTTGGGGGGAACCACTGCCTCTTGCCCAGCAGACCAGGGCAATGTCTACGTGGGAACAATTTCTTATGCCACCTGGAAACAGCTCACATGTGGACAGAGACCCCCTGACACCCCAGCAGAGGGGCCTAAGGCCAGCTGGAGCAGCACAGGCTGAGCAGGGGACCTCCAGGGCTCAAACTGCAAGGGACATGGGCCTTAGCAGGACACCTGGTGTTCT GTTTCCTTGGGCCATACATACTCCCACTCTGTCTGTGCC GAGGCCCTTCGAGGAGACCCCTGAGCAGTTGTGGGGCACAGACCATCAGGCAGGGGGTGGGCCCGTGGTCA AGACTCAGGAGCCACGACTCTTACAACTATGTAACCTCTTTAAAACTGGCGAGGACTTTGATGATATTCTGTGA